In the Salvia splendens isolate huo1 chromosome 16, SspV2, whole genome shotgun sequence genome, CATCATCATCAACGTGCTCAAGCTCACGAGGGGGCGTGATGTGGAACACTTGAGGCCATAGCCTTGCGACGCGCAGTGCCAAGGCCTCGGTGAAGTAGGCGATGAGGCGGTGAAGAGGGGAGCCTCGTGGCGATGCGAGCTCACCTAGCCTAGCAAGGCAATGGCTGACTGCAGCAATGTTCTTGGAGCCTATTTGCTCAGCACAAGCCACAACTAAGTTGATTAACTCGACACACTCATGCTCCCTTTGGCTACTCCCGTTGTGCCCCGCCACGGCCTCGCTTGGATTGCGCGAAGACGAGCCATTGCCAGCAGCCTCACGCTCAACCGTGGGGTTACCACTGCCCAACCCGAGAGCCAGGCTGTGACTACTCGAGGAAGTGCTTGAAGAACCCGAGGCTGAGACCTCCTTGTGAGGATGCACATCCTTAGACTTCCCTGAATCAGTAACCTTAGTCACAACAGAATCAAACCATGGGATGCATGACAACGGCGGGAGAGGAGGCGGGTCGAAGCaccctctctcctctctctcctcACCTGAgcatgagagagagaaagggaccTGAGGTGTACCAGCATGGAACCAGAAATCCTCACTGCTCATAAACTGCCCTGATTCTTCCACAGATTTCCCATTGCCCCTTTTCCTCTTCTTCACTGTTCCCATGTAATTACTCCCTTCATCTGTAGCTGCATATCTCTTCTTACTTCTCCCCCAAATCTCCTCCCCTCTCTCTGTTGCAACAGGAGGGAGCTTAATGTTCTGCCTCAGAGAACTCTTGGACTCAATACCCTTATCAATTGAAATCCCAACCTGCCTAACTGGCTGCGGCCGCAACGCCTCTTTGCGCCCGAAGCTACATGGCAAATCCAACCTCTGTGTGCTCATGTCAGCGATATGACAAGCTTGAAACTGTGCAGATGCTTCACTCCTCAATCTATGCCTTGGTGACAACAATGTAGAAGAACAACCAGCCAACATTCTTCACTCACTAAGACCTCCAAATATTGCTGTtcctttactttttttctttctccctTGTCTAAACTCCTAATACACTCACCCTTTTTGTCAGAAATTTCCTCTCTATGTTTCTCTATGATCCTATACTTGCCAAACTATgagaaaaaattacatttactaatttattttatgcCAAGAAAACTGTTTTATACGAGGAGAAATCAAGAGAAACAGAACAATGTGTGCTATAGTGAGTGTGTGTGAGTTTCAAGGAAATAAAAAACCAGAAAGAACCAAAAAAACGGGAATCCGATGTCTAAACAAATCGAACAAACCTCTCCTTTCTCTcagtgcgtgtgtgtgtgtttataaATGCCTTATAATGTCCTATATGAATGCTGAAAGATGATTATATGATATGTGCAGCAAAGAATCGAAAGAATTTATGATAAACAAATAGAAAAACAACAATGCGACCAAATCAAAGAATCAAAGAATTTAACAAATCAATGCATCAACATTCAAAACCTATctaggaaaagaaaagaa is a window encoding:
- the LOC121770972 gene encoding scarecrow-like protein 28; translation: MLAGCSSTLLSPRHRLRSEASAQFQACHIADMSTQRLDLPCSFGRKEALRPQPVRQVGISIDKGIESKSSLRQNIKLPPVATERGEEIWGRSKKRYAATDEGSNYMGTVKKRKRGNGKSVEESGQFMSSEDFWFHAGTPQVPFSLSCSGEEREERGCFDPPPLPPLSCIPWFDSVVTKVTDSGKSKDVHPHKEVSASGSSSTSSSSHSLALGLGSGNPTVEREAAGNGSSSRNPSEAVAGHNGSSQREHECVELINLVVACAEQIGSKNIAAVSHCLARLGELASPRGSPLHRLIAYFTEALALRVARLWPQVFHITPPRELEHVDDDALRVLNQVSPITKFVHFTCNEILLRALEGKDRVHIIDFDIKQGLQWPSLFQSLASRASPPSHVRITGIGESKQELMETGDRLAGFAEAFNLPFQFHPVVDRLEDVRLWMLHVKEKETVVANCVFQLHKMLYEGSALREFLGLIRSSNAQVVVMAEQEAAHNEATLDARLFNSLKYYSAVFDSIDSSLPLESPARMKMEEMFGREIRNIIGCEGRHRFERHERFDKWQQLMEQGGFCCVGVSERELFQGQMMLKMYSSNHNYRAEVQQGSSSSSSSSLTLSWSDQPLYAVSAWAPVNGGGGSSSSLPR